One window from the genome of Cryptomeria japonica chromosome 6, Sugi_1.0, whole genome shotgun sequence encodes:
- the LOC131077584 gene encoding disease resistance protein TAO1, whose protein sequence is MVKTSRGIWSLAPSRLGLKLIVAQGCNLNFLINEATRDLIWLRWLDIGQRNLLSLILLKKLRVLEFFENWRLGNHIWELWVADCDAPLQLRVSIISYCHQFDGLPKSIGSLKQLRKIVLQSAPCLESLPQELCLLHGLLSLPYSMGNLRNLRHLSLWRCEKLGRLPDSCKELTLLQHLNLRVYFNVTFMLDIMENMSKLEFLDFAGCKKLKELPRHITNQASLRDLDINTDGLREVPTKICQLSKLQKMCVRGDSLTSLPTSLRDLSSLKTLKIAFGHRLECLRDYLRHLCLLERLDIKILGVKFLPKSISELINLESLLISHCEILELNLGTRSLSSSLCKLKTIHLSDNDKLSMITISKDSCTSLETLTVENHRNLKEIVGLLGSIRKQFIIECPKLSALPSFAQLTSLQEFGPRGC, encoded by the exons ATGGTTAAAACAAGCAGAGGAATTTGGAGCCTGGCGCCTTCTAGACTTGGACTGAAACTTATTGTTGCCCAAGGttgtaatttaaattttttaattaatgaaGCAACAAGAGATTTGATCTGGCTTCGATGGCTTGATATTGGACAGAGAAATCTTCTGTCACTAATTCTACTAAAAAAATTGAGGGTTTTAGAATTCTTTGAAAATTGGAGGTTGGGAAATCATATATGGGAGCTTTGGGTAGCTGATTGTGAT GCTCCTTTACAGTTAAGAGTGTCGATTATTTCTTATTGCCATCAATTCGACGGGTTGCCAAAGTCAATAGGAAGTCTCAAGCAATTGAGAAAAATAGTTCTGCAATCTGCACCCTGTTTGGAAAGTCTTCCACAAGAATTATGTCTACTGCATGGGCTATTATCACTACCTTACAGTATGGGCAATTTGAGAAATCTCCGGCATCTTAGTTTGTGGAGATGCGAGAAATTGGGGAGGTTACCAGACTCTTGTAAGGAGTTAACATTGTTGCAACATCTGAACTTACGAGTCTATTTTAATGTCACCTTTATGTTGGACATAATGGAAAACATGTCAAAGCTAGAGTTTTTAGACTTCGCAGGCTGCAAAAAATTGAAAGAGTTGCCTCGTCACATCACAAATCAAGCATCCTTGAGAGATCTTGACATTAATACAGATGGTTTAAGGGAGGTACCAACGAAGATCTGTCAACTGAGCAAATTGCAAAAAATGTGTGTCAGGGGTGATTCATTGACAAGCTTGCCAACCTCTCTTAGAGATTTGTCTTCCTTGAAAACACTCAAAATTGCTTTTGGCCATAGGCTTGAATGTTTACGGGACTATTTGAGGCATCTTTGTCTCTTAGAGAGATTAGACATAAAAATTTTAGGAGTGAAATTTTTACCAAAATCAATCAGTGAATTGATTAATCTGGAAAGCTTATTGATATCTCATTGTGAAATCCTTGAATTGAATCTTGGAACGAGGTCTTTAAGTTCTTCATTATGCAAGCTTAAAACGATACATCTATCAGATAATGATAAATTGTCCATGATCACCATCTCAAAAGACAGTTGCACTAGCCTTGAGACTCTCACAGTTGAAAACCATAGAAATCTAAAGGAGATAGTAGGTCTACTAGGCTCAATCAGAAAACAGTTTATAATTGAATGCCCCAAGTTGTCTGCACTTCCTAGTTTTGCTCAATTAACTTCTCTTCAAGAATTTGGACCGAGAGGTTGCTAA
- the LOC131077583 gene encoding disease resistance protein Roq1-like, producing MLLKSIAYSVVKDIKKLPFMVAEHPVGLDEIVKYFELTTLQSNTSHQNVHIVGIWGMGGSGKTTLAKNLYNNKYPSMEKASLILDVRDAANKNLLYEKQKNLLEDLGFKSFVHNVEEGKAILTSNLRSIRELIVLDDVDHVDQLNAFLSRTGSEILIGPGTLIIITTRELEVLGCWNISHYKMKPLSEVDAKQLFCWHAFLQPSPVNGFDELVQKFLEACSGLP from the coding sequence ATGCTGCTGAAGAGTATTGCTTATTCTGTTGTAAAAGATATTAAAAAGCTACCATTCATGGTCGCAGAACATCCTGTGGGTTTAGAtgaaattgtaaaatattttgaattGACTACACTTCAATCTAACACAAGTCATCAGAATGTGCATATTGTTGGAATATGGGGCATGGGTGGTTCTGGCAAGACCACTCTTGCTAAAAATCTATATAATAATAAGTATCCATCTATGGAGAAGGCTAGCCTTATATTAGATGTTAGAGATGCTGCTAACAAGAACTTGTTGTATGAGAAGCAGAAAAATCTTTTGGAGGATCTTGGTTTCAAAAGTTTTGTTCACAATGTAGAAGAGGGGAAGGCAATTCTTACAAGCAACTTGAGATCTATTCGGGAATTGATTGTTCTAGATGATGTTGATCACGTGGACCAATTGAACGCTTTTTTGTCCAGGACAGGATCTGAAATTTTGATTGGACCAGGTACTTTGATTATTATCACTACGAGAGAATTAGAAGTTCTCGGGTGTTGGAACATCTCCCACTATAAAATGAAACCTCTGAGTGAAGTTGATGCCAAGCAACTATTTTGTTGGCATGCTTTCTTACAACCGTCTCCAGTAAATGGATTTGATGAGCTTGTTCAAAAGTTCTTAGAGGCTTGTAGTGGGTTGCCATAG